In the Chiloscyllium plagiosum isolate BGI_BamShark_2017 chromosome 15, ASM401019v2, whole genome shotgun sequence genome, one interval contains:
- the sowahd gene encoding ankyrin repeat domain-containing protein SOWAHD, producing MFEKLGELSQSRFLGEASPTQFKPSPTSACSGSREGLSYSVVLEDVNRLSRLLGRFLKTAESAGGSAGVKPAETFPLRRRAEAAGGRGSLRKRESFGRKGGATGSEAGARRKGLRELMLRNGWDGFGGMWSAHSGGRSEQEEGASLSSSGSPGEALESREHEWALALAAGDWEVMEALLLQEPALLNRREFVSGLTAAHWLAKRGDHHGLMKLARLAQSRGWSLDLNARAAGGGYTALHLAAMQGHPMVIKLLVGAYDADVDVRDYRGRKAWQYLAGETPAQLRQLAGAQEQEEPQPPQQAPAPAPAPHRQHDSPTKNREFSLIPSVHRLLKLSSWQREKPEKADSR from the coding sequence ATGTTTGAGAAGCTCGGCGAGTTGAGCCAGAGCCGGTTCCTGGGGGAGGCCAGCCCGACACAGTTTAAGCCGAGCCCCACCTCGGCTTGCAGCGGGAGCCGCGAGGGGCTGAGCTACAGCGTGGTCCTGGAGGATGTGAACCGCCTGTCCCGCCTGCTGGGCCGCTTCTTGAAGACGGCGGAAAGTGCCGGGGGCTCGGCCGGCGTAAAACCGGCGGAGACCTTCCCGCTCAGGAGGCGAGCGGAGGCGGCGGGCGGCCGGGGCTCGCTCAGGAAACGGGAGAGCTTCGGGCGCAAGGGCGGCGCAACCGGGTCGGAAGCGGGAGCCAGGAGGAAGGGCCTGAGGGAACTGATGCTCCGCAATGGCTGGGACGGCTTCGGCGGCATGTGGAGCGCCCACAGCGGCGGGAGGAGCGAGCAGGAGGAGGGGGCGTCCCTATCCTCCTCGGGCTCCCCAGGAGAGGCGCTGGAGTCCCGGGAACATGAGTGGGCGCTGGCGCTGGCGGCCGGGGACTGGGAGGTGATGGAGGCGCTGCTGCTGCAGGAGCCCGCCTTGCTGAACCGCAGGGAGTTTGTGAGCGGCCTGACCGCCGCCCACTGGCTGGCCAAGCGGGGCGACCACCACGGCTTGATGAAGCTGGCGCGCCTGGCGCAGAGCCGCGGCTGGAGCCTGGACCTGAACGCCCGGGCGGCGGGCGGAGGCTACACCGCCCTGCACCTCGCCGCGATGCAGGGCCACCCCATGGTCATCAAGCTGCTGGTGGGCGCCTACGACGCGGACGTCGACGTCCGAGACTACCGCGGCCGCAAAGCCTGGCAGTACCTGGCCGGCGAGACCCCCGCGCAACTCCGGCAGCTGGCCGGcgctcaggagcaggaggagccGCAACCTCCCCAGCAAGCCCCGGCCCCGGCCCCGGCCCCGCACAGACAACACGACAGTCCGACCAAGAATCGCGAATTCTCCCTGATTCCCTCAGTGCACCGACTCCTGAAACTATCTTCGTGGCAGCGAGAGAAACCAGAAAAGGCTGACTCCAGGTAg